The Thioalkalivibrio sulfidiphilus HL-EbGr7 genome includes the window GCCATCATGCGCCTGGCCCGGGCCGCCTCGGGCAGCATGCGCGATGCCCTCAGCCTGCTGGACCAGGCCATTGCTTATGGCAGCGGCGCCCTTCGCGACGACGACGTGCGCGAGATGCTCGGTGCCATCTCCCAGGACCACCTGGAGCGCATGCTGCAGGCCCTGGCGGCCGGTGACGGACCCGCCCTGATGGGGGCCGTGGATGACCTGGCCCAGCGGGCCCCGGACTACAACGCGATACTTGGGGAACTGGTGTCCCTGCTGCACCAGGTGGCCCTGGCCCAGCAGGTGCCCGAGGCCCTGGACGAGGGCGCGGTGGACGTGGCGGCGGTGCAGGCTATGGCCCGGAGCCTGGCCCCCGAGGACGTGCAGCTCTATTACCAGATCGCCCTGCTGGCCCGGCGCGACCTGCCCCTGGCCCCCGATCCCCGGGCGGGCTTCGAGATGGCCCTGCTGCGCATGCTGGCCTTCCGGCCGGCGGGTGCCGGGGAGGCCGCGACAGCCTCGTCAGTGCGCAGCCGGCCAGCGCCGGAACCCCGCAGCGAGACCCAGACACGGGCACCGGTCGGGCACGCGCGCAGCGCGACGACACCGGAGCCGGCACCTGCGGTGCGCGAACCCCGCATGCCCGAACCCGCAGTCTCTCGTCCGGCACCGGCCCCGACCTCGACGGCGGCCCCCGGTGGGCTCGACTGGGTGGCCACGGTGGCGGCCATGGGACTGGCTGGCCCGGTCTTGAACCTGGCCAACCACTGCGCCGTGGGCCGCCACCAAGATGGAGAACTGGTGCTGAGCCTGGCCTCCCGGCACGAGACCCTGAAATCCGCAAACAGCGAACGGCGCCTGATCGAGGCGGTCAGACAGTATCTGGGTGAAGACCTCAAGGTACGTATCGAGATCGGCGAGCCCACGGCGGAGACCCCGGCACAATCCCAGGTGCGCGCCTCGGAGGAACGTCAGCGGGCGGCGGAGGCGGCGGTGGCTGGCGATGAACTGACCGCCCGTCTGGGCGAGGTCTTCGGTGCCCAGGTGGTGCCGGGCTCCGTGAAACCCGTGTGAGCCCCGAATTCGGGGCGGCAAGCGAGAGGGCCTTGCCGCCAACTAACGAACAACCCCAGCAAGACAGGTGATGAAATGATGAAAGGTGGACTTGGCAACCTGATGAAGCAGGCCCAGAAGATGCAGGAGCAGATGGCCCGCGCCCAGCAGGAGCTGGCCAACATGGAGGTGACCGGGCAGTCCGGCGGCGGGCTGGTGAGCGTGGTGATGACCGGCAAGCACGAGGTGCGCCGGGTGGCCATCGATCCGAGCCTGCTGGCGGACGACAAGGACATGCTGGAAGACCTGGTGGCCGCGGCCATCAACGATGCCGTGCACCGCGTCGAGGAGACCACCAAGGAGCGCATGGCGGGCCTGACCGCGGGCATGAGCCTGCCCCCGGGTTTCAAACTGCCGTTCTAGTCGCTGCGTGAAATCTTCACTGCTGGACGAACTGATCGACGCCCTGCGCTGCCTGCCGGGCGTGGGGCCCAAGTCCGCCCAGCGCATGGCCCTGCACCTGCTGGAGCGGGACCGCCCGGGCGGCGAGCGCCTGGCCGCCGTGCTGCAGGACGCCATGGCGCGCATCGGCCACTGCAAGGTGTGCCGCACCCTCACGGAGCATGAGCTGTGCCGGGTCTGTGCCGATCCCGGGCGCCAGCGGGACGTGTTGTGCGTGGTGGAGACCCCCGCCGACGTGCTGGCGGTGGAGCAGGCCACGGGATTCCGCGGCCAGTACCACGTGCTGCTGGGGCACCTCTCTCCCCTGGACGGGATCGGCCCCGAGGAACTGGGCCTGGACCGGCTCGAGACCCGTCTGGACCAAGGCGAGATCCGCGAGGTGATCCTGGCCACCAGCACCACGGCCGAGGGCGAGGTCACCGCCCACTACATCGGCGAACTGGCCCGGGCTCGGGGCATCCGCAGTACCCGCATCGCCCACGGCGTGCCCCTGGGCGGGGAGCTGGAATACGTGGATCGCGGCACCCTGTCCCACGCCTTCGAGGGCAGGCGCGAATACTAGAAAGGCGCAGAGACAAGATGCAAGATGCAAGAGGCAAGAGGGGGTTTCTTTCTTGTCTCTTGTCTCTTGTCACTTGTCTCTAGGAGTCATGCAATGACGACCTGCATCTTCTGTAAGATCGCCGCCGGCGACATCCCTGCCGAGATCGTCTACGAGGACGACCAGGTGCTGGCCTTCCGGGATCTCAATCCCCAGGCGCCCCTGCATGCGCTGGTGATCCCCCGCAAGCACATCGCGACCCTCAATGACCTGACTGCCGAGGACGAGGCCCTGGTGGGCCGCATGTACCTGGCGGCGCGTCAGGTGGCCGGGGAGGCAGGTTTAGCGACGCGCGGCTATCGTACCGTGATGAACTGCAACTCCGAGGCGGGTCAGAGTGTCTATCATATTCACTTACACGTGTTAGGCGGACGTTCCATGCAGTGGCCGCCGGGCTGAAGCGACGGGGCAGCGGCGAAGGGATGCGGCGCACCCAGGGCGACACCGGCAGGGGGGATAGCCCGAGTGGCACCCCGAGGGGAGGGCTGAACGATGAACAAGACGCGGATCTGCGCATGGGCCATGCTGGCCTGTGTCCTCTGGGGCACGGCGGCCATGGCCGAATCCGAAACCACCGGCTACCAGGTGGGCGTGTTCCTCGAAACCTATCCTGACAGCTGGCAGCTGAGCGGTCGCCATCACGATCCCCTGCTGACGACGCCCAACAGCCGTACCATCCTCAACGCCCATCTGGACAACTTCCTGCGCGGCGACTCCGGTTACCTGTTTGGCGTCGATGGTCGCATGCAGTGGGCCAGATCGGACCCCCTGAGTGAGTTGCCCATGCGTCTGGAGGCGGATTTACGTACCCTGCAGTTCCAGGCCCTGGGTGGCTATCGTTTCGGGGCCCATGGCGATGCGGTTCGCTACGACCTGCGCATGGGTCTCGGTTACCAGGGGCTGAGCCGGGAAGCGCTGGCCGGCAGTGGCTTGGCCGATGAGGACCTGGGCCTGCTGTATACCCAGTTCTCCGGCGGCCCCCGGTTCTCCAGCGGCGGCTGGCAGGGTTTCCTGGAACTGGGCGTGCGCATGCCCCTGTCCCTCACCGACGCCGGCGTGTACGGCGGGGCGGACCCCGCCGAGGCCAATGGACTGCGCAGTTCCGGCTTCATCAGTTTCCAGAACCAGTTCCAGTTGGGCGACAGCAGCGCCCTGCGCCTCAATCTCTATTACGACAGCCAGCGCTACGGCCTGCCCAACGGCCGGGGCAGCGAGCTTTATGGAGATGACGCCTCCAACGCCCGGGATCGCGACGTGTTCGGGGTCGAAATGGGTGTGAGGTTCTGAGGGGGGAATTCAAGATTCAAAGGTACTTCGCTTCACCCCTTTGAATCTTGAATTTATTTCTTCATCGCCAGATAACTGCGGTAGCGCTCGCCGCTGATTTCTCCCGCGTCCACCGCCGCCTTGATGGCACAGCCGGGTTCCCGGTCGTGGTTGCAGTTGTGGAAGCGGCACTGACCCAGGTAGGGGCGGAACTCCACGAAGCCCCGGGCCAGTGCCTCGGCGGGCAGGGGCGGGGGGGTGAAATCCCGCACCCCCGGCGAGTCTATGAGGTCGCCGCCGCCCGGCAGGTGATACAGGCTCGCGGCCGTGGTGGTGTGGCGGCCTTCTCCGGTGGCTTCCGAGACCTCCCCGATACGCAGACTTTCCCCGGGCAGCAGGGCCTGGATCAGGGATGACTTGCCCACGCCCGATTGTCCCACCAGGATGCTCGTCCTGTCCTTGAGCTCGCCACGCAGATCATCGAGCCCCAGGCCGGCACTGGCGCTGGTGTGCAGCATCGGGTAACCCAGTTGCCGATAGCGTTCTTCCATCCCGGGTTGCGGGTCCGCAGGATCCGGCTCCAGATCGGCCTTGTTGACCACCAGCAATGCGCGGGCATCCAGGTGTTCGATGGCGACCAGGTAGCGGTCCACCAGGGGCCACTGGGGCGGCGGGCGGCGGGCGATGACCACGACCACCTGGTCCAGGTTGGCGGCCACGGGCCGGGTCTGGCCCCGAGGATCCAGGCGTTGCAGGAGGTTGTGCCGGGGCAGGATGGCGCTGACCACGTCGTTGCCCGAGTCGCTGGGGCTCCATTCCACCCGGTCGCCGCACACCGCGTCCTGCAGACGGCGACGGCTGGTGCAGCGTCGGCGCTGGCCCGTCTCGTCCTCGATCACCAGCTCCGCGCCGAAGCGGGTGACCACCCGTCCCGTGTGTGTCACGCGTGATCCGGTCCCTGGGTCTGAAGGGTTTGGAGGGTGTCGAGACGGGTCACGGGCACGGCAGGCTCAGAATCTGTAGAAGTTGCTGTTGAGGTATTCCACCACGGCCATCACGTCCTCATCAAACCAGCGCAGGCCCAGCGTGCTCTCACAGCGCCGAACCTGGGCGATGAGCTGATCACGGGAGCCCACCAGGCGGTTGGCGCGGGTGTACAGGGCCGTGCCGTTGCCGCCCACCATGCTGGTGTGGCAGCTGACGCAGTTGGTGGCATGCAGTTGCTGGCCGCGGTTGACGTCGGCCTGGGCCGAGGCGCCGAACAGCAGGGCCAGGATGGCGATCACGGCGGTGAGGGTGCGGCTCGGTTTCATGGGCGGGTCCTCCCGGAAGCGCGTGCAGCCTGCTGACACAGGCATAAGTCTTAGTGTAAGACTAGGACATTGCTGGTGCCGAGTACACAGCCCGATGCTCTCGGGCCCGTGCCGACCCGCCTCGAACACCCCCGGGGGATGCGTGTACACTGCCTCCCGAAGCCAAATGCCGCACAAAGGACGTTCATGAATCCCAATCCCGACAACCTGGCCTGGATCGATCTGGAGATGACCGGTCTGGACACGGACAACGACTACATCATCGAGATCGCCACCCTGGTCACCGACAAGGACCTGAATATCCTGGCCGAGGGCCCGGTGATCGCCGTGCATCAGAGCGATGCGATCCTGGCGCGCATGGACGACTGGAATCGGGATACCCACGGCCGCTCGGGGCTCATCGACCGGGTCAGGATGAGTCTCCATACGGAGATCGAGGCGGAGCAGGAGACCCTGCGTTTCCTGGAAAAATACATCCCCCGTCGCGGATCACCCATGTGCGGCAACAGCATCTGCCAGGACCGGCGTTTCCTGGCCCGCTGCATGCCGGACCTGGAGGCCTTCTTTCACTACCGCAACCTGGACGTGAGCACCCTCAAGGAACTGGCACGGCGCTGGGCGCCGGGTGTGGCCAACGCCTTCACCAAGGAATCCAATCACCAGGCCCTGGACGACATCCGCGCCTCGGTGCAGGAACTGCGGCATTACCGGGAACACTTTATTAAAGTGTGAAGTGGGAATTGGGAAGTGGGAATGAAAGGCAAGAAGGCGAGCTTGGCTCGCCTTTTTTGTCAGCGCAGCCCCGGTCGTAGGTCGGGATTGTTCGGCGCATCCCTGCGC containing:
- a CDS encoding histidine triad nucleotide-binding protein — its product is MTTCIFCKIAAGDIPAEIVYEDDQVLAFRDLNPQAPLHALVIPRKHIATLNDLTAEDEALVGRMYLAARQVAGEAGLATRGYRTVMNCNSEAGQSVYHIHLHVLGGRSMQWPPG
- the recR gene encoding recombination mediator RecR, with amino-acid sequence MKSSLLDELIDALRCLPGVGPKSAQRMALHLLERDRPGGERLAAVLQDAMARIGHCKVCRTLTEHELCRVCADPGRQRDVLCVVETPADVLAVEQATGFRGQYHVLLGHLSPLDGIGPEELGLDRLETRLDQGEIREVILATSTTAEGEVTAHYIGELARARGIRSTRIAHGVPLGGELEYVDRGTLSHAFEGRREY
- the dnaX gene encoding DNA polymerase III subunit gamma/tau, translating into MSYQVLARKWRPRSFEEMVGQPHVVRALSNALRDQRLHHAYLFTGTRGVGKTTVARVLAKCLNCETGVTATPCGQCSACREIDEGRFIDLIEVDAASRTKVEDTRELLDNVQYAPTRGRYKVYLIDEVHMLSTHSFNALLKTLEEPPPHVKFLLATTDPQKLPVTILSRCLQFSLKAMPADMVGAHLKKVLEQEGVDFDPPAIMRLARAASGSMRDALSLLDQAIAYGSGALRDDDVREMLGAISQDHLERMLQALAAGDGPALMGAVDDLAQRAPDYNAILGELVSLLHQVALAQQVPEALDEGAVDVAAVQAMARSLAPEDVQLYYQIALLARRDLPLAPDPRAGFEMALLRMLAFRPAGAGEAATASSVRSRPAPEPRSETQTRAPVGHARSATTPEPAPAVREPRMPEPAVSRPAPAPTSTAAPGGLDWVATVAAMGLAGPVLNLANHCAVGRHQDGELVLSLASRHETLKSANSERRLIEAVRQYLGEDLKVRIEIGEPTAETPAQSQVRASEERQRAAEAAVAGDELTARLGEVFGAQVVPGSVKPV
- the orn gene encoding oligoribonuclease; its protein translation is MNPNPDNLAWIDLEMTGLDTDNDYIIEIATLVTDKDLNILAEGPVIAVHQSDAILARMDDWNRDTHGRSGLIDRVRMSLHTEIEAEQETLRFLEKYIPRRGSPMCGNSICQDRRFLARCMPDLEAFFHYRNLDVSTLKELARRWAPGVANAFTKESNHQALDDIRASVQELRHYREHFIKV
- a CDS encoding YbaB/EbfC family nucleoid-associated protein, which translates into the protein MMKGGLGNLMKQAQKMQEQMARAQQELANMEVTGQSGGGLVSVVMTGKHEVRRVAIDPSLLADDKDMLEDLVAAAINDAVHRVEETTKERMAGLTAGMSLPPGFKLPF
- the rsgA gene encoding ribosome small subunit-dependent GTPase A, with amino-acid sequence MTHTGRVVTRFGAELVIEDETGQRRRCTSRRRLQDAVCGDRVEWSPSDSGNDVVSAILPRHNLLQRLDPRGQTRPVAANLDQVVVVIARRPPPQWPLVDRYLVAIEHLDARALLVVNKADLEPDPADPQPGMEERYRQLGYPMLHTSASAGLGLDDLRGELKDRTSILVGQSGVGKSSLIQALLPGESLRIGEVSEATGEGRHTTTAASLYHLPGGGDLIDSPGVRDFTPPPLPAEALARGFVEFRPYLGQCRFHNCNHDREPGCAIKAAVDAGEISGERYRSYLAMKK
- a CDS encoding c-type cytochrome — its product is MKPSRTLTAVIAILALLFGASAQADVNRGQQLHATNCVSCHTSMVGGNGTALYTRANRLVGSRDQLIAQVRRCESTLGLRWFDEDVMAVVEYLNSNFYRF